A genome region from candidate division KSB1 bacterium includes the following:
- the panD gene encoding aspartate 1-decarboxylase, whose translation MMITIMKSKIHNATVTQADLYYEGSITIDQDFMDRMDILPGERVQIVNLENGERLETYTISGERGSGMIGMNGPAALKCAQGDRVHIISYALMDKESARDYISRVLVLEKKNRIKKEIQE comes from the coding sequence ATGATGATCACGATCATGAAATCGAAAATACACAATGCCACCGTGACGCAGGCCGATCTGTACTACGAGGGCAGTATCACCATAGACCAGGACTTTATGGATCGTATGGATATCTTGCCCGGTGAACGGGTACAGATTGTCAATCTTGAAAACGGCGAACGTCTGGAGACCTATACGATCTCCGGAGAGCGCGGCAGCGGAATGATTGGTATGAACGGTCCTGCTGCGTTGAAATGCGCGCAAGGGGACCGTGTTCATATTATCTCCTATGCGCTGATGGACAAAGAGTCCGCACGCGATTATATCAGCCGCGTGCTTGTTCTTGAGAAAAAGAACCGTATCAAGAAAGAAATTCAGGAATAG
- the panB gene encoding 3-methyl-2-oxobutanoate hydroxymethyltransferase has protein sequence MIPDILAKKNVEKLSMLTCYDYSFAGILDGLVDMILVGDSLGHVILGAESTKKVSMQDMLRHLSAVRKGAPNTFVVADLPFPVSQDTNEALTRARELVENGADAVKPEGNPQLVHELVQRDIPVMSHLGLLPQTAESFKVVGRTADEAELLIQQAQDIQHAGAFSVVLECVPAALARRITADLRIPTIGIGSGPDCDGQVLVLYDLLGLFPDFKAKFVRKYLNLQSLVREAVQSYTADVKNQRFPSEEESFK, from the coding sequence GTGATACCTGATATTCTGGCCAAAAAAAATGTTGAAAAACTGAGCATGCTGACCTGTTATGATTACAGTTTTGCCGGCATTCTGGACGGCTTGGTTGATATGATTTTAGTGGGAGATTCTCTGGGTCATGTGATTCTGGGCGCTGAATCGACCAAAAAGGTGAGTATGCAGGATATGCTGCGGCATCTGTCAGCTGTGCGCAAAGGCGCGCCTAATACGTTTGTTGTGGCGGATTTGCCGTTCCCGGTGTCACAAGATACAAACGAGGCCCTGACTCGGGCGCGTGAGCTTGTGGAGAATGGCGCGGATGCGGTTAAACCCGAAGGCAATCCTCAACTGGTACACGAGCTGGTGCAGCGGGATATTCCGGTGATGTCACATCTGGGTCTGCTTCCGCAAACGGCCGAGTCCTTTAAAGTTGTGGGCCGTACAGCGGATGAAGCTGAATTGCTGATCCAGCAAGCGCAGGATATTCAACACGCCGGAGCGTTTTCGGTGGTTCTGGAGTGTGTGCCTGCCGCGCTGGCGCGCCGGATTACCGCTGACCTGCGTATCCCGACGATCGGCATTGGATCCGGACCGGACTGCGACGGACAGGTTCTGGTTTTATACGATCTGCTTGGGTTGTTTCCCGACTTTAAAGCAAAGTTTGTTCGCAAATACCTAAATTTACAGTCCCTGGTGCGTGAAGCGGTGCAATCCTATACAGCTGATGTGAAAAATCAACGCTTTCCATCCGAGGAGGAGAGTTTTAAATGA
- the panC gene encoding pantoate--beta-alanine ligase, translating to MDVTHNIQDTRRILKNLSPETQIGLVPTMGALHEGHAALIRQSVADNDYTAISIFVNPLQFGEHEDLDQYPKTLNADVKMADDLSVDLVFNPNAREILGERMLAFVDIDELQDNLCGASRPGHFRGVCTIVSKLFHIIQPHQAYFGEKDIQQLIIIQRMVQDLNFPVRIVPCPLVREPDGLAKSSRNRYLSPDERKQALVLSRAIGKVVQLYRSGERSAAVLVQEAENRIKTAPDAVIDYVQFVNGSMQDVEYVRDDTILALAVFVGETRLIDNHIMHRKFSCDT from the coding sequence ATGGACGTCACTCACAACATACAAGATACTCGCCGGATTTTAAAAAATCTTTCCCCCGAAACACAGATCGGACTGGTCCCGACCATGGGAGCCCTGCACGAAGGACATGCGGCTCTGATTCGGCAGTCTGTTGCCGACAATGATTATACGGCAATTTCCATTTTCGTCAATCCGCTGCAGTTTGGCGAGCATGAAGATCTGGATCAGTATCCGAAAACCTTGAACGCGGATGTAAAGATGGCAGACGACCTAAGTGTTGATCTTGTGTTCAATCCGAACGCGCGTGAAATACTCGGCGAGCGAATGCTGGCCTTTGTGGACATTGATGAGCTGCAGGATAATCTCTGCGGCGCTTCGAGGCCGGGACATTTTCGCGGTGTCTGTACCATCGTGAGCAAATTGTTCCATATCATTCAGCCGCATCAGGCCTATTTCGGTGAAAAAGATATACAGCAGTTGATCATTATCCAGCGTATGGTTCAAGATTTGAATTTTCCCGTACGTATCGTGCCCTGCCCGCTGGTCCGGGAACCTGATGGTCTGGCGAAAAGTTCACGCAACCGCTATTTATCCCCGGATGAACGCAAACAGGCGTTGGTGCTGAGCCGGGCGATCGGCAAGGTTGTGCAGCTGTACCGATCCGGTGAACGCTCTGCTGCTGTTTTGGTTCAAGAGGCGGAGAACAGGATCAAAACCGCCCCCGATGCTGTCATCGATTATGTGCAATTTGTAAACGGATCGATGCAGGATGTGGAATATGTCCGGGACGACACGATACTGGCGTTGGCGGTGTTTGTGGGAGAGACCCGTTTAATTGATAACCATATCATGCATAGAAAGTTTTCCTGTGATACCTGA
- a CDS encoding thioredoxin family protein — translation MIILYVILGIVGLFFGMQFFMVFKMRMKKGKPAPSLSGKLGQLINSGQKALIYFYSPGCRACRDMTPVVQNMSKRNKHVVPVDISKDMSTAQKFGVMGTPSTVLVQQGVIREFMVGPQPAEKLKQIVS, via the coding sequence ATGATTATTTTATATGTTATTTTGGGGATAGTCGGCCTGTTTTTCGGTATGCAGTTTTTTATGGTGTTCAAGATGCGCATGAAAAAAGGCAAACCGGCTCCGAGTCTGTCCGGAAAGCTGGGTCAATTGATTAACAGCGGTCAGAAAGCACTGATTTACTTTTACAGTCCGGGCTGCCGGGCCTGCCGGGATATGACCCCGGTGGTTCAGAATATGTCCAAACGCAACAAACATGTGGTGCCGGTGGACATCAGCAAGGACATGTCGACCGCGCAGAAATTTGGAGTTATGGGTACCCCGTCCACCGTACTGGTGCAGCAGGGTGTGATCCGGGAATTTATGGTCGGACCCCAGCCTGCGGAAAAGTTAAAGCAGATTGTGTCATAA
- a CDS encoding DUF1640 domain-containing protein produces the protein MAKVAAVEKPLRDKLGENASQSLINLINVSKDEQKHEMLTFVEEKFEHRLTEEIGKVNERITEEIGKVNVRITEEIGKVNERITKETGNLKLAIAQTEQRLDNRITTEISRVNERMTEEIGKVNINIAHVERNMIRWMFIFWIGQVGALLGILFAFFK, from the coding sequence ATGGCAAAAGTTGCCGCAGTTGAAAAACCGCTGAGAGATAAACTCGGTGAAAATGCCTCCCAAAGCCTCATAAATTTGATAAATGTGAGCAAAGATGAACAAAAACACGAGATGCTGACGTTTGTTGAGGAAAAATTTGAACATCGTTTAACCGAAGAAATCGGCAAAGTCAATGAACGCATCACTGAAGAAATTGGCAAAGTCAATGTACGCATCACTGAAGAAATTGGTAAAGTCAATGAACGCATCACTAAAGAAACCGGTAATCTGAAACTGGCGATTGCACAAACGGAACAGCGTCTGGATAATCGTATTACCACAGAAATATCCAGGGTCAATGAGCGCATGACGGAGGAAATAGGCAAAGTAAATATTAATATTGCCCATGTAGAACGTAATATGATCCGCTGGATGTTCATTTTCTGGATCGGCCAGGTGGGGGCATTGTTGGGGATTTTGTTCGCGTTTTTTAAATAA
- a CDS encoding SagB/ThcOx family dehydrogenase, translating to MIMQTAQRFLMTALFISAITLTAQELAPIPLPAPQTDSTEPLMQALKTRHSTRSFKPDTLSTQMLGDLCWAAFGISRPESGKRTAPSAMNRQEIDVYVALQKGLYLYNAKAHQLQPVVDKDLRAETGTQDYTGKAPVNLVYVADLSKMGDGSIESKLPYAYADTGFIGENVYLFCAAKNLGTVVRGSIDRETLGPLMKLRRDQKIILAQTLGYPDNSPKDKSKE from the coding sequence ATGATAATGCAAACAGCTCAACGATTTTTGATGACCGCTCTGTTCATTTCTGCCATCACCCTGACAGCCCAGGAACTTGCACCGATTCCGCTTCCCGCCCCCCAAACAGACAGCACTGAACCGCTGATGCAGGCATTGAAAACCCGGCACTCCACCCGGTCTTTTAAACCGGACACACTGTCCACGCAAATGCTCGGCGACCTGTGCTGGGCCGCTTTCGGCATCAGTCGACCCGAGTCCGGCAAACGCACAGCGCCGTCGGCTATGAACCGCCAGGAAATTGATGTATACGTGGCTCTGCAAAAAGGATTGTATCTTTATAATGCAAAAGCTCATCAGCTTCAGCCTGTGGTTGACAAAGACTTGCGCGCTGAAACCGGCACTCAGGATTACACCGGAAAAGCGCCGGTGAATCTGGTCTATGTCGCGGACCTGTCAAAAATGGGCGATGGTTCAATCGAAAGCAAACTACCCTATGCTTATGCAGACACCGGTTTTATCGGTGAAAATGTCTATTTGTTTTGCGCCGCTAAAAATCTTGGAACTGTTGTCCGGGGCAGCATCGACCGTGAAACACTGGGGCCGTTGATGAAATTGCGCCGTGACCAGAAAATCATACTTGCCCAGACGCTTGGATATCCGGACAATTCCCCCAAAGATAAATCGAAAGAATAG